A genome region from Mycobacterium florentinum includes the following:
- the leuS gene encoding leucine--tRNA ligase, giving the protein MTQSPTASSRSNSAGAPTESDAPPFRYTAELAGRIEATWQDNWARLGTFNVPNPVGSLAPTDGVPVPDDKLFVQDMFPYPSGDGLHVGHPLGYIATDVYARYFRMTGRNVLHALGFDAFGLPAEQYAMQTGTHPRTRTEANIVNFRRQLGRLGLGHDSRRSFSTTDVEFYKWTQWIFLQIYNAWFDTRAAKARPIAELIAEFDSGARRLDDGRDWATLSAGERADVIDGHRLVYRADSMVNWCPGLGTVLANEEVTSDGRSDRGNFPVFRKRLRQWMMRITAYSDRLLDDLDLLDWPDKIKAMQRNWIGRSTGAEALFSATTARGDIVDIDVFTTRPDTLFGATYLVLAPEHDLVDDLVADAWPDGVDSSWTYGATTPAEAVAAYRRAIGAKSDLERQESKEKTGVFLGSYATNPANGKPVPMFIADYVLVGYGTGAIMAVPGHDQRDWDFASAFHLPIVEVIAGGDISESAYTGDGVLVNSGYLDGMDVAAAKDAITARLESEGRGRARIEFKLRDWLFARQRYWGEPFPIVFDSDGRPHALNEAALPVELPDIADYSPVLFDPDDADSEPSPPLGKATDWVHVELDLGDGLKPYSRDTNVMPQWAGSSWYELRYTDPHNSERFCAKENEAYWMGPRPAEHGPQDPGGVDLYVGGAEHAVLHLLYVRFWHKVLYDLGHVTSSEPFRRLVNQGYIQAFAYTDSRGSYVAADEVIERGDKFFYPGPDGEIEVFQEFGKIGKSLKNSISPDTICDEYGADTLRVYEMSMGPLEASRPWATKDVIGAQRFLQRVWRLVVDESTGESRVADGQEQLDTETLRVLHRTIEGVAEDYAALRNNTAAAKLIEYTNHLTKEYRAAVPRAAIEPLVLMLAPLAPHLAEELWSRLGHTTSLAHGPFPEADPAYLVDDTVEYPVQVNGKVRGRVVVAANADEDTLKAAALGDEKVQAFLAGATPRKVIVVAGRLVNLVV; this is encoded by the coding sequence ATACGCCCGCTACTTCCGGATGACGGGTCGTAATGTCCTGCACGCCTTGGGTTTTGATGCTTTTGGGCTGCCCGCTGAGCAATACGCGATGCAAACCGGCACCCATCCGCGCACCCGGACCGAGGCCAACATCGTCAACTTCCGCCGGCAGCTGGGCCGGCTCGGCCTCGGACACGACAGTCGGCGTTCGTTCTCGACCACTGACGTCGAGTTCTACAAGTGGACGCAATGGATCTTCCTGCAGATCTACAACGCGTGGTTCGACACCAGGGCCGCCAAGGCGCGTCCGATCGCCGAGTTGATCGCCGAATTCGATTCCGGTGCCCGTCGTCTCGACGATGGCCGGGACTGGGCGACATTGTCGGCGGGGGAGCGCGCCGACGTGATCGACGGCCACCGGCTGGTGTACCGGGCCGACTCGATGGTGAATTGGTGCCCGGGCCTGGGCACGGTGCTGGCCAACGAAGAGGTCACCTCCGACGGCCGCAGCGACCGCGGCAACTTCCCGGTGTTCCGGAAACGGTTGCGGCAGTGGATGATGCGTATCACCGCGTACTCCGACCGGCTGCTCGACGACCTGGACCTGCTGGACTGGCCGGACAAGATCAAGGCCATGCAGCGCAACTGGATTGGCCGTTCCACCGGCGCCGAGGCATTGTTTTCGGCGACGACGGCGCGCGGCGACATCGTCGACATCGATGTGTTCACCACGCGCCCGGACACCTTGTTCGGCGCAACCTATCTGGTGCTGGCTCCCGAGCACGACCTGGTGGACGACCTCGTTGCCGACGCCTGGCCGGACGGCGTCGACTCCAGTTGGACCTACGGCGCCACCACACCCGCGGAAGCCGTAGCGGCCTACCGGCGCGCGATCGGCGCGAAGTCTGACCTCGAGCGCCAGGAGAGCAAGGAGAAGACCGGAGTCTTCCTGGGCAGCTACGCGACGAATCCGGCCAACGGTAAACCGGTGCCGATGTTCATCGCCGACTACGTACTGGTGGGATACGGCACCGGGGCCATCATGGCGGTGCCGGGCCACGACCAGCGGGACTGGGACTTTGCCAGCGCGTTTCACCTGCCGATAGTGGAAGTCATTGCCGGTGGCGATATTTCGGAATCCGCGTACACAGGCGACGGCGTGCTGGTGAACTCCGGTTACCTCGACGGAATGGATGTCGCGGCGGCCAAGGATGCCATCACCGCCCGCCTGGAGTCCGAGGGCCGCGGCCGCGCGCGGATCGAATTCAAGCTGCGTGACTGGCTTTTCGCGCGCCAGCGGTACTGGGGCGAACCCTTCCCCATCGTCTTCGACAGCGACGGCCGCCCGCACGCGCTGAACGAGGCCGCGCTCCCGGTGGAGCTTCCCGACATCGCGGACTACTCGCCGGTGCTGTTCGATCCGGACGACGCGGACAGCGAACCGTCGCCGCCGCTGGGCAAGGCAACCGATTGGGTGCACGTCGAGCTGGACCTGGGCGACGGCCTGAAGCCCTACAGCCGCGACACCAATGTGATGCCGCAGTGGGCCGGCAGCTCGTGGTACGAGCTGCGCTACACCGATCCGCATAACTCAGAACGGTTCTGCGCCAAGGAGAACGAGGCGTACTGGATGGGTCCGCGGCCGGCCGAGCACGGTCCGCAGGATCCCGGCGGCGTCGACTTGTACGTCGGGGGTGCTGAGCACGCGGTGCTGCACCTGTTGTATGTCAGGTTCTGGCACAAGGTGCTCTACGACCTGGGTCACGTCACCTCGTCGGAGCCATTCCGCCGGCTGGTCAATCAGGGCTACATTCAGGCGTTCGCCTACACCGATTCCCGCGGGTCGTACGTCGCGGCCGACGAGGTGATCGAACGCGGCGACAAGTTCTTCTACCCGGGACCCGACGGCGAGATCGAAGTCTTTCAGGAGTTCGGCAAAATCGGTAAGAGCCTGAAGAATTCGATTTCACCCGACACGATCTGCGACGAATACGGAGCGGACACCCTGCGGGTGTACGAGATGTCGATGGGCCCGCTGGAGGCGTCCCGGCCGTGGGCGACCAAGGACGTCATCGGCGCGCAACGCTTCTTGCAGCGAGTCTGGCGGCTGGTGGTCGACGAGAGCACCGGCGAATCCCGCGTGGCCGACGGCCAGGAGCAGCTGGACACCGAAACCCTGCGCGTACTGCACCGCACCATCGAGGGTGTAGCGGAAGACTATGCGGCCCTGCGGAATAACACCGCGGCGGCCAAGCTGATCGAGTACACCAACCACCTCACCAAGGAGTATCGCGCCGCGGTACCCCGCGCCGCGATCGAGCCGTTGGTGCTGATGCTGGCACCGCTGGCCCCGCACCTGGCCGAGGAGTTGTGGTCGCGATTGGGGCACACCACGTCGTTGGCACACGGCCCGTTCCCGGAAGCCGACCCCGCCTATCTTGTCGACGACACCGTCGAGTACCCGGTGCAGGTCAACGGCAAGGTGCGCGGACGCGTGGTGGTGGCCGCCAACGCCGACGAGGACACCCTGAAAGCCGCTGCCCTCGGCGATGAAAAGGTCCAGGCATTCTTGGCCGGAGCCACCCCTCGCAAGGTGATCGTGGTTGCCGGCCGGCTGGTGAACCTGGTCGTCTGA